In one window of Miscanthus floridulus cultivar M001 chromosome 12, ASM1932011v1, whole genome shotgun sequence DNA:
- the LOC136495670 gene encoding uncharacterized protein — MPGPTEATTKEPDFEPVREPDMFDNEEEYVGVDDEHIYISVPPAQPTTNATATQPVDDNSDYIPAEGGVPLEAEVNDADPQEINVLHDPENPNIVKGALFPDIIAFRKAVRHYAVITGFEFADVKTDKTRFIAKCKAEGCPWRIHASRIYDGKTIEIKVLPAEHNCPTTKLREGKMATQDWCASRLTEWLKKNPNKGAKDARDKLEDDYGIKLKYSKAWAGMKLALQHIHGKYEESFQLLVNWKAQMELSSPESIVEIEVEGNKKKRFKRIFVALKPCVDGFLVGCRPFVGVDATCLNGKYTGQLALATAVDGHNWLYHLAYAIFDSETEDNWKWFIEQLHKAIGSPEGLVICTDACKGLGSAVGAVFPQAEYRECMRHLYSNFMKHYQGDVFTDHLYPAARSYTEGLFKWHMQKIFDVAPDAIEFLEQHHNRLWYRCGFSDKSKCDYLTNNVSESCNAQIRHMKGLLLHELVDGLRELIMEKRFLRRKIAREMRDGILPNVMKELNAISNNLKVVKVSSSDEDVAEVTLLDNWNNQRRHTVDLQHHSCSCREWQLTGKPCKHALAWILSNRGMKIEDYVHEYYSVPRFRAAYEGRVEPFPDRTQWPVVDLGFTIFPPLLGRPPGRPRVQRIRGCLEGKANKKKVKCKRCGDFGHFAKTCKFAEVDSDGEIRGRSQNKRKRQQDDDTAGPSEVKKKKTAQKKKKSPKRKKTPKKKKTPVKKKQQKATAAPQPRVVTSLSQFLNTQLTAHVTDS, encoded by the exons ATGCCAGGACCTACTGAAGCTACAACAAAGGAGCCAGACTTTGAGCCTGTTAGGGAGCCAGACATGTTTGATAATGAAGAGGAGTACGTGGGCGTTGATGATGAACACATCTATATCTCAGTACCACCTGCACAGCCAACCACAAATGCCACTGCAACACAACCAGTTGATGACAATTCTGATTATATTCCTGCTGAAGGAGGTGTTCCTCTTGAGGCAGAAGTTAATGATGCAGATCCTCAGGAGATAAATGTCCTTCATGATCCAGAAAATCCCAACATTGTGAAAGGTGCCTTGTTTCCTGATATCATAGCATTCAGGAAAGCTGTGAGGCACTATGCTGTGATCACTGGATTTGAATTTGCTGATGTGAAGACTGACAAGACCAGGTTCATTGCCAAGTGCAAAGCTGAGGGCTGCCCATGGAGAATACATGCATCAAGGATTTATGATGGCAAAACAATAGAG ATTAAAGTATTGCCTGCTGAGCATAACTGTCCTACTACAAAGCTGAGAGAAGGAAAAATGGCAACACAAGACTGGTGTGCTAGCAGGTTGACAGAATGGCTCAAGAAAAATCCAAACAAAGGTGCCAAGGATGCTAGGGACAAACTGGAAGATGATTATGGGATCAAGTTGAAGTATTCTAAGGCATGGGCAGGTATGAAGCTAGCTCTTCAGCACATACATGGTAAATATGAGGAAAGTTTCCAATTGTTGGTGAACTGGAAAGCACAAATGGAGCTTAGTTCACCAgaaagcattgtagaaatagagGTAGAAGGGAATAAGAAGAAGAGGTTCAAAAGGATTTTTGTAGCCTTAAAGCCTTGTGTAGATGGATTTTTGGTAGGTTgcagaccatttgtaggggtagATGCCACATGCTTAAATGGTAAATACACTGGGCAGTTGGCTTTAGCTACTGCTGTAGATGGGCACAACTGGTTGTATCATCTGGCTTACGCCATTTTTGACTCAGAGACAGAGGACAATTGGAAATGGTTTATTGAGCAGTTGCATAAAGCTATAGGATCACCTGAAGGCCTAGTGATCTGTACAGATGCTTGTAAAGGTTTAGGAAGTGCAGTGGGAGCAGTGTTCCCGCAAGCTGAGTACAGAGAATGCATGAGGCACTTGTATTCAAATTTCATGAAGCACTATCAGGGAGATGTCTTCACTGATCATTTGTATCCAGCAGCAAGAAGCTACACAGAGGGGCTGTTCAAGTGGCACATGCAGAAGATATTTGATGTTGCACCAGATGCCATAGAATTCCTGGAGCAGCATCACAACAGACTGTGGTACAGATGTGGGTTTTCAGATAAGAGTAAATGTGACTACTTGACCAACAATGTATCCGAGAGCTGTAATGCTCAGATCAGGCACATGAAAGGACTGCTGCTGCACGAATTGGTTGATGGCCTGAGAGAGCTCATCATGGAGAAGAGGTTTTTGAGGAGGAAGATTGCTAGGGAAATGCGTGATGGTATACTCCCTAATGTCATGAAGGAGTTGAATGCTATCAGCAATAATCTCAAAGTGGTTAAGGTATCAAGTAGTGATGAAGACGTGGCTGAAGTGACACTTCTGGACAACTGGAACAATCAGAGGAGACACACAGTTGATCTCCAACATCATTCATGTTCATGCAGAGAGTGGCAGCTCACAGGCAAGCCCTGCAAGCATGCATTAGCTTGGATACTGTCCAATAGGGGAATGAAAATAGAAGATTATGTGCATGAATATTATTCTGTACCAAGATTTAGGGCTGCTTATGAAGGAAGAGTAGAGCCTTTTCCAGACAGAACACAGTGGCCTGTGGTGGATCTTGGGTTCACAATATTTCCACCCTTGCTAGGAAGACCACCAGGCAGACCAAGAGTACAGAGAATTAGGGGCTGCCTTGAAGGGAAAGCGAACAAGAAAAAGGTGAAGTGCAAAAGGTGTGGTGACTTCGGTCACTTTGCCAAGACTTGCAAATTTGCTGAGGTTGACTCCGATGGAGAAATTAGGGGCAGATCACAGAACAAGAG GAAACGGCAACAAGATGATGACACTGCTGGGCCATcagaggtgaagaagaagaagacagcacaaaagaagaaaaagagtccCAAAAGGAAGAAGAcgcccaagaagaagaagactccAGTGAAGAAAAAGCAACAGAAGGCTACCGCCGCACCACAGCCTAGAGTTGTCACGAGCTTGTCACAGTTCCTTAATACCCAACTCACTGCTCACGTCACCGATTCCTGA